One window from the genome of Streptomyces sp. NBC_00597 encodes:
- a CDS encoding Hsp20/alpha crystallin family protein encodes MRWLFARINSLAAVPQDRPPQGRKHSRPKDVVACAEHRTNLTMRQLAPLFGTSAAMELSERPLGVFSRQLVLADTLDTERIEADYEAGVLTLRIPIAERAKPRKISIGGEAGRKQISG; translated from the coding sequence ATCCGATGGTTGTTCGCACGGATCAACTCTCTCGCGGCGGTGCCGCAAGATCGTCCTCCACAGGGCCGAAAACACAGTAGGCCGAAGGATGTAGTCGCTTGCGCAGAGCACCGCACCAACCTCACGATGCGCCAGCTCGCCCCGCTCTTCGGGACTTCTGCCGCGATGGAGCTCTCCGAGCGGCCCCTCGGTGTCTTCTCCCGCCAGCTCGTCCTGGCCGACACCCTCGACACCGAGCGCATCGAAGCCGACTACGAGGCGGGCGTCCTGACCCTGCGCATCCCGATCGCCGAGCGCGCCAAGCCCCGCAAGATCAGCATCGGCGGCGAAGCGGGCCGCAAGCAGATCTCCGGCTGA
- a CDS encoding STAS domain-containing protein — MITTNLQRHGTVLVSVIGTLDENAGPALQRALDDVTAGERDLVVDLHRAESMDANGLLHLLALHRQAENLGLRVQVVGWQPQPQQLMADVAGIRGRHSATGERYTVVGFRRLIEQRAQRARDLSDFGAGWLSGV, encoded by the coding sequence TTGATCACCACGAACCTTCAGCGTCACGGCACGGTCCTGGTCAGCGTCATTGGGACACTCGACGAGAACGCGGGCCCGGCGCTCCAGAGGGCACTGGACGACGTCACCGCCGGCGAGCGGGACCTCGTGGTCGACCTGCACCGCGCGGAGTCCATGGACGCCAACGGCCTGCTCCACCTGCTGGCCCTGCACCGGCAGGCGGAGAATCTGGGTCTGCGCGTCCAGGTCGTTGGCTGGCAGCCCCAGCCCCAGCAGCTCATGGCCGATGTCGCGGGCATCCGCGGGCGCCACTCGGCCACGGGTGAGCGGTACACCGTGGTGGGCTTTCGCCGGCTGATCGAGCAACGCGCGCAGCGTGCACGGGACCTCTCGGACTTCGGTGCGGGATGGCTGTCCGGCGTATAG
- a CDS encoding MerR family transcriptional regulator, which produces MTADDSFGRLDDDDYPAYTMGRAAEMLGTTQGFLRALGEARLITPLRSAGGHRRYSRYQLRIAARAREIVDQGTPVEAACRIVILEDQLEEAQRINAEYRRAAERADPPPAS; this is translated from the coding sequence ATGACAGCAGACGACTCGTTCGGCCGTCTCGACGACGACGATTACCCCGCCTACACCATGGGCCGGGCCGCCGAAATGCTCGGCACCACCCAGGGTTTCCTCCGTGCCCTCGGCGAAGCCCGCCTGATCACCCCGCTCCGCTCCGCCGGCGGGCACCGCCGCTACTCCCGCTACCAGCTGCGGATCGCCGCCCGGGCCCGGGAAATCGTCGACCAGGGCACGCCCGTCGAGGCCGCCTGCCGGATCGTCATCCTCGAAGACCAGCTCGAAGAAGCCCAGCGCATCAACGCCGAATACCGCCGCGCTGCCGAAAGAGCGGATCCCCCGCCCGCGTCCTGA
- a CDS encoding DUF4259 domain-containing protein, translating into MPAALRDRSGSCTLPCAVPRGGRSADAGPFGNDTAADFADVFDDTESEAREALIRGVLIPTIDATGHLPEADEAVAAALIAARCPGGEPVDTPYGPETPMPLFPSDFRALADEAPRPHRRRRERAGLELGRPGGPEEVAGRRPGLPRPSAVADSAG; encoded by the coding sequence GTGCCCGCAGCACTGCGCGACCGCAGTGGCAGCTGCACACTCCCCTGCGCCGTGCCTCGCGGAGGGCGGAGCGCGGATGCCGGCCCCTTCGGCAACGACACGGCCGCGGACTTTGCCGACGTTTTCGACGACACCGAGTCCGAGGCACGAGAAGCCCTGATCCGAGGCGTCCTCATCCCGACGATCGACGCAACTGGCCATCTCCCTGAAGCGGACGAGGCGGTGGCCGCCGCGCTGATCGCGGCGCGATGCCCGGGCGGTGAACCCGTCGACACGCCCTACGGCCCGGAAACTCCTATGCCCCTGTTCCCTTCCGACTTTCGCGCGCTGGCTGACGAAGCCCCTCGCCCGCATCGCCGACGACGAGAACGGGCCGGCCTCGAACTGGGTCGGCCCGGAGGACCGGAAGAAGTGGCGGGGCGCCGACCTGGGCTCCCGAGGCCGTCGGCAGTGGCGGATTCGGCTGGCTGA
- a CDS encoding hydrophobic protein gives MVPLLLVLLLALLLFGAGFALKALWWVAVIVLVVWLIGFVARPSGGSARWYRW, from the coding sequence ATGGTTCCCCTGCTTCTCGTTCTTCTGCTGGCCCTGCTCCTTTTCGGCGCGGGGTTCGCGTTGAAAGCCCTGTGGTGGGTCGCAGTCATCGTGCTGGTGGTGTGGCTGATCGGTTTCGTTGCCCGGCCCAGTGGCGGCAGCGCCCGCTGGTACCGCTGGTAG
- a CDS encoding cold-shock protein, with amino-acid sequence MATGTVKWFNAEKGFGFIAQDGGGPDVFAHYSAINSSGFRELQEGQAVTFDVTQGQKGPQAENINLA; translated from the coding sequence ATGGCTACGGGAACTGTGAAGTGGTTCAACGCGGAGAAGGGCTTCGGCTTCATCGCCCAGGACGGTGGCGGCCCGGACGTCTTCGCCCACTACTCGGCGATCAACTCCTCGGGCTTCCGTGAGCTCCAGGAAGGCCAGGCCGTGACGTTCGACGTCACCCAGGGCCAGAAGGGCCCGCAGGCGGAGAACATCAACCTGGCCTGA
- a CDS encoding DUF2267 domain-containing protein produces MSMRRESFLAHVQQRGVYESAEEADRVARVVLALLGAHLVGTVGAELAARLPETYALILLNPLQAAEPLSPERFVRATAAWIEGATEKTALWDMGAVLSTAAAAAGDVLTPEVLLQLPPGYDLLFGHPRPT; encoded by the coding sequence ATGTCGATGCGCAGGGAGTCGTTCCTGGCCCACGTCCAGCAACGAGGCGTGTACGAAAGCGCTGAAGAAGCCGACCGCGTCGCCCGCGTCGTCTTGGCCCTGCTGGGCGCGCACCTGGTCGGCACGGTCGGGGCCGAGCTCGCCGCCAGGCTCCCCGAGACCTACGCCCTGATCCTCCTGAACCCGCTGCAGGCCGCGGAGCCGCTCTCGCCGGAGCGGTTCGTCCGTGCGACCGCGGCCTGGATCGAGGGCGCCACAGAGAAGACGGCCCTGTGGGACATGGGCGCGGTCTTGTCCACCGCGGCCGCCGCTGCGGGAGACGTCCTCACCCCCGAGGTCCTGCTCCAGCTCCCGCCCGGCTACGACCTCCTCTTCGGCCACCCCCGACCCACCTGA
- a CDS encoding PRC-barrel domain-containing protein: MTEHVWSYKSTSGYLAGIDLTGYKVEATDGGIGKVDKHSDEVGDAYLVVDTGMWIFGKEVLLPASTVVSVDPDERKIYLDRTSGQIKDAPEFHRDQHLGDSGYREELGTYYGTGAPFGGRPA; encoded by the coding sequence GTGACTGAGCATGTGTGGAGTTACAAGTCGACCTCGGGATACCTGGCGGGTATCGACCTCACCGGTTACAAGGTCGAGGCGACGGACGGTGGCATCGGCAAGGTGGACAAGCACTCCGACGAGGTGGGTGACGCTTACCTCGTGGTCGACACCGGCATGTGGATCTTCGGGAAGGAAGTCCTGCTGCCTGCCAGCACGGTCGTGAGTGTCGACCCGGACGAGAGGAAGATCTACCTCGACCGCACCAGCGGCCAGATTAAGGACGCTCCCGAGTTCCACCGGGACCAGCACCTCGGCGACAGCGGCTATCGCGAGGAGCTGGGCACCTACTACGGCACCGGCGCCCCCTTCGGTGGTCGTCCTGCCTGA
- a CDS encoding DUF2267 domain-containing protein yields the protein MYDQPRANPSRTVMTFDQMLERVRYEGAYPTRERAAEAVHNVLAALGRQLTGDERFRLAQCLPVEAALTLTAQIPDTEHLTGWGFVKDLAARTGATPATARRDTGAALAIVTRLAGPDLLAEILRQLPGGYALLFGQAELPRPQPATA from the coding sequence ATGTACGACCAGCCTCGCGCGAACCCGTCCCGCACCGTCATGACGTTCGACCAGATGCTGGAACGCGTGCGCTACGAGGGCGCCTATCCCACCCGCGAACGAGCCGCGGAAGCCGTCCACAACGTCCTGGCCGCCCTCGGCCGCCAGCTCACCGGCGACGAGCGCTTCCGCCTTGCCCAGTGCCTGCCCGTCGAGGCGGCCCTCACCCTGACCGCCCAGATCCCCGACACCGAACACCTCACCGGCTGGGGCTTCGTCAAAGACCTGGCCGCCCGCACCGGTGCCACCCCGGCCACCGCCCGCCGGGACACCGGCGCCGCCCTCGCCATCGTCACACGCCTCGCCGGCCCCGACCTCCTCGCCGAGATCCTGCGCCAGCTCCCCGGCGGCTACGCCCTCCTCTTCGGCCAGGCAGAACTGCCCCGACCCCAGCCCGCCACCGCCTGA